From Callithrix jacchus isolate 240 chromosome 3, calJac240_pri, whole genome shotgun sequence, a single genomic window includes:
- the KIAA0232 gene encoding uncharacterized protein KIAA0232 homolog isoform X2 has protein sequence MYPICTVVVDGLSSESSSSSYPGPVSVSEMSLLHALGPVQTWLGQELEKCGIDAMIYTRYVLSLLLHDSYDYDLQEQENDIFLGWEKGAYKKWGKSKKKCSDLTLEEMKKQAAVQCLRSASDESSGIETLVEELCSRLKDLQSKQEEKIHKKLEGSPSPEAELSPPAKDQVEMYYEAFPPLSEKPVCLQEIMTVWNKSKVCSYSSSSSSSTAPPASTDTSSPKDCNSESEVTKERSSEVPTTVHEKTQSKSKNEKENKFSNGTIEEKPALYKKQIRHKPEGKIRPRSWSSGSSEAGSSSSGNQGELKASMKYVKVRHKAREIRNKKGRNGQSRLSLRHGEKAERNVHTGSSSSSSSGSVKQLCKRGKRPLKEVGRKDPGSTEGKDLHMENRNDTEYKEEPLWYTEPIAEYFVPLSRKSKLETTYRNRQDTSDLTSEAVEELSESVHGLCISNNNLHKTYLAAGTFIDGHFVEMPAVINEDIDLTGTSLCSLPEDNKYLDDIHLSELTHFYEVDIDQSMLDPGASETMQGESRILNMIRQKSKENTDFEAECCIVLDGMELQGERAIWTDSTSSVGAEGLFLQDLGNLAQFWECCSSSSGDADGESFGGDSPVRLSPILDSTVLNSHLLAGNQELFSDINEGSGINSCFSVFEVQCSNSVLPFSFETLNLGNENTDSSANMLGKTQSRLLIWTKNSAFEENEHCSNLSTRTCSPWSHSEETRSDNETLNIQFEESTQFNAEDINYVVPRVSSNYVDEELLDFLQDETCQQNNRTLGEIPTLVFKKTSKLESVCGIQLEQKTENKNFETTQVHNENPHGDGYSSGVIKDIWTKMADTNSVATVEIERTDAELFSADVNNYCCCLDAEAELETLQEPDKAVRRSEYHLWEGQKESLEKRAFASSELSNVDGGDYTTPSKPWDVAQDKENTFILGGVYGELKTFNSDGEWAVVPPSHTRGSLLQCAASDVVTIAGTDVFMTPGNSFAPGHRQLWKPFVSFEQNDQPKSGENGLNKGFSFIFHEDFLGACGNFQVEDPGLEYSFSSFDVSNPFSQVLHVECSFEPEGIASFSPSFKPKSILCSDSDSEVLHPRICGVDRTQYRAIRISPRTHFRPISASELSPGGGSESEFESEKDEANIPIPSQVDIFEDPQADLKPLEEDAEKEGHYYGKSELESGKFLPRLKKSGMEKSAQTSLDSQEESTGILSVGKQNQCLECSMNESLEIDLESSEANCKIMAQCEEEINNFCGCKAGCQFPAYEDNPVSSGQLEEFPVLNTDIQGMNRSQEKQTWWEKALYSPLFPASECEECYTNAKGENGIEEYPDVKEIPSNEERLLDFNRVSSVYEARCTGESNSGAKSDGFRRKMCSSASAASEETGSEGGGEWVGPSEEELFSRTHL, from the exons AGCTCTGGTATCGAGACTTTAGTGGAGGAGCTTTGCTCCAGACTGAAAGACCTTCAGAGTAAGCAAG AAGAGAAGATTCACAAAAAGTTAGAGGGGTCTCCCTCTCCAGAGGCAGAATTATCCCCTCCAGCAAAGGATCAAGTGGAAAT GTACTATGAAGCATTTCCACCACTTTCTGAGAAACCAGTTTGCCTGCAAGAAATCATGACTGTGTGGAACAAGTCTAAAGTCTGTTCTTACTCTAGCTCTTCATCATCATCCACAGCCCCACCAGCTAGCACAGATACTTCCTCTCCTAAGGACTGCAACAGTGAAAGTGAAGTCACCAAGGAAAGAAGCAGTGAAGTACCCACCACTGTGCATGAGAAAACCCagagcaaaagcaaaaatgagaaagaaaacaaatttagtaaTGGCACAATTGAAGAAAAGCCTGCCTTGTACAAAAAGCAGATCCGGCATAAACCTGAAGGAAAGATTCGCCCTCGCTCGTGGTCTTCTGGCTCCAGTGAAGCAGGCTCAAGTTCCAGTGGGAATCAGGGAGAATTAAAAGCATCCATGAAGTATGTTAAAGTAAGACACAAGGCACGAGAGATTCGAAACAAAAAAGGGCGGAATGGGCAAAGCAGGCTTTCACTGAGGCATGGTGAAAAGGCTGAAAGAAACGTTCATACTGGAAGCAGTAGCAGTAGCAGCAGTGGTTCTGTCAAACAGCTGTGCAAGCGGGGTAAGAGACCTTTAAAAGAAGTAGGGAGAAAAGATCCTGGGAGCACTGAAGGGAAAGACCTACACATGGAGAACAGAAACGACACAGAATACAAAGAGGAACCCTTGTGGTACACCGAGCCCATTGCTGAATATTTTGTTCCTCTGAGCAGAAAAAGTAAACTAGAGACCACATACCGAAACAGACAAGATACAAGTGATCTGACATCAGAGGCAGTGGAAGAATTGTCTGAATCAGTACATGGTCTTTGTATCAGCAACAATAATCTTCATAAAACATACCTCGCAGCAGGTACTTTCATTGATGGTCATTTTGTAGAAATGCCTGCAGTTATAAATGAGGATATTGACCTCACTGGGACCTCATTATGTTCTCTACCAGAGGACAATAAATACCTGGATGATATTCATCTATCAGAATTAACGCACTTCTATGAAGTGGATATTGATCAATCCATGTTGGATCCTGGTGCCTCAGAAACAATGCAAGGAGAAAGTCGGATTTTGAATATGATTCgacaaaaaagcaaagagaacacagATTTTGAGGCAGAATGTTGCATAGTGTTAGATGGTATGGAGTTGCAAGGGGAACGTGCAATATGGACAGATTCTACCAGCTCCGTGGGTGCTGAGGGCTTATTCCTGCAGGACCTTGGCAATCTGGCTCAGTTTTGGGAGTGCTGTTCATCCAGTTCCGGTGATGCTGATGGGGAGAGTTTTGGAGGAGACTCTCCAGTTAGACTCTCTCCCATCTTAGACAGCACAGTGCTTAATTCACACCTGCTTGCTGGCAATCAAGAGCTCTTTTCAGATATTAATGAAGGATCTGGTATAAACTCTTGTTTTTCAGTGTTTGAAGTGCAATGCAGTAATTCTgttttaccattttcttttgaaacactCAACTTGGGAAATGAAAATACAGATTCTAGTGCTAATATGCTTGGGAAAACACAGTCTAGATTGCTAATATGGACCAAAAATAGTGCCTTTGAAGAAAATGAACACTGTTCTAATCTTTCAACAAGAACTTGTAGTCCATGGTCCCATTCAGAAGAAACACGTTCAGACAATGAAACATTAAATATTCAGTTTGAAGAATCCACACAGTTTAATGCCGAAGATATTAATTATGTAGTTCCTAGAGTCTCGTCAAATTACGTAGATGAAGAACTTCTAGATTTTTTGCAAGATGAAACTTGCCAGCAAAACAATAGAACTTTAGGTGAGATTCCTACATTAGTCTTCAAAAAAACATCTAAACTAGAATCTGTCTGTGGTATTCAGCtagaacaaaaaacagaaaacaaaaactttgaaACTACGCAAGTACATAATGAAAATCCACATGGAGATGGCTACAGCTCAGGGGTTATTAAAGACATTTGGACAAAGATGGCAGACACAAATTCTGTGGCTACAGTAGAAATAGAAAGAACTGATGCCGAGTTGTTTTCGGCTGATGTAAATAACTACTGCTGCTGTCTAGATGCTGAAGCTGAACTGGAGACCCTCCAGGAGCCTGATAAGGCTGTGCGAAGGTCAGAGTACCATCTGTGGGAGGGACAGAAAGAGAGCCTGGAGAAAAGGGCATTTGCTTCTAGTGAGCTATCAAACGTCGATGGTGGTGATTATACAACACCCTCTAAACCCTGGGATGTAGCCCAAGATAAAGAGAACACATTCATTCTTGGAGGAGTTTACGGAGAACTCAAAACCTTTAACAGTGATGGGGAATGGGCAGTCGTACCACCTAGTCACACAAGAGGAAGCCTGTTGCAGTGTGCAGCTTCTGATGTAGTGACAATAGCTGGCACCGATGTCTTCATGACCCCAGGAAACAGCTTTGCCCCTGGGCACAGGCAGTTATGGAAACCCTTTGTGTCATTTGAACAGAATGATCAGCCAAAAAGTGGGGAAAATGGATTAAATAAgggattttcttttatcttccatGAAGACTTCCTAGGAGCTTGTGGCAACTTTCAAGTCGAAGATCCTGGGCTTGAAtactcattttcttcctttgacgTAAGCAATCCATTTTCACAAGTTCTTCATGTAGAATGCTCATTTGAACCTGAAGGGATTGCGTCTTTCAGCCCCAGTTTTAAACCGAAATCAATTCTCTGTTCTGATTCAGACAGTGAAGTGCTTCACCCCAGGATATGCGGTGTTGACAGAACACAATACAGGGCTATTCGGATCTCTCCTAGGACTCACTTTCGCCCAATTTCTGCATCCGAACTGTCCCCAGGAGGAGGAAGCGAGTCAGAATTTGAATCTGAGAAAGATGAAGCAAATATTCCCATTCCTTCTCAAGTTGATATATTTGAAGATCCGCAGGCAGATCTCAAACCTCTGGAGGAAGATGCAGAGAAAGAAGGCCATTACTATGGAAAATCAGAGCTTGAGTCTGGAAAATTCCTTCCCAGGTTAAAAAAATCTGGGATGGAAAAGAGTGCTCAGACATCACTAGATTCCCAGGAAGAATCAACTGGGATTCTGTCAGTAGGAAAGCAAAATCAGTGTTTGGAATGTAGCATGAATGAGTCCCTGGAAATAGATTTAGAAAGCTCAGAAGCAAATTGTAAAATAATGGCACAATGCGAGgaagaaattaataatttttgtggTTGCAAAGCAGGTTGTCAGTTTCCTGCTTATGAAGATAATCCAGTTTCTTCGGGACAGCTGGAAGAG TTCCCTGTATTGAACACTGATATACAAGGAATGAATAGAAGCCAAGAAAAACAGACCTGGTGGGAAAAAGCCTTGTACTCTCCTCTTTTTCCTGCATCAGAGTGTGAAG AATGTTATACAAATGCCAAGGGAGAGAATGGTATAGAAGAATATCCAGATGTTAAAGAAATACCCAGTAATGAAGAACGTCTGTTAGATTTTAATAGG GTGTCTTCTGTTTATGAAGCAAGATGTACAGGAGAGAGCAACTCTGGAGCAAAGTCAGACGGCTTCCGCAGAAAGATGTGCTCCAGCGCCAGCGCCGCCTCAGAAGAGACAGGCTCAGAAGGCGGAGGCGAGTGGGTGGGCCCTAGCGAAGAGGAGCTCTTTTCTCGAACTCATCTCTAA
- the KIAA0232 gene encoding uncharacterized protein KIAA0232 homolog isoform X5 encodes MYPICTVVVDGLSSESSSSSYPGPVSVSEMSLLHALGPVQTWLGQELEKCGIDAMIYTRYVLSLLLHDSYDYDLQEQENDIFLGWEKGAYKKWGKSKKKCSDLTLEEMKKQAAVQCLRSASDESSGIETLVEELCSRLKDLQSKQEEKIHKKLEGSPSPEAELSPPAKDQVEMYYEAFPPLSEKPVCLQEIMTVWNKSKVCSYSSSSSSSTAPPASTDTSSPKDCNSESEVTKERSSEVPTTVHEKTQSKSKNEKENKFSNGTIEEKPALYKKQIRHKPEGKIRPRSWSSGSSEAGSSSSGNQGELKASMKYVKVRHKAREIRNKKGRNGQSRLSLRHGEKAERNVHTGSSSSSSSGSVKQLCKRGKRPLKEVGRKDPGSTEGKDLHMENRNDTEYKEEPLWYTEPIAEYFVPLSRKSKLETTYRNRQDTSDLTSEAVEELSESVHGLCISNNNLHKTYLAAGTFIDGHFVEMPAVINEDIDLTGTSLCSLPEDNKYLDDIHLSELTHFYEVDIDQSMLDPGASETMQGESRILNMIRQKSKENTDFEAECCIVLDGMELQGERAIWTDSTSSVGAEGLFLQDLGNLAQFWECCSSSSGDADGESFGGDSPVRLSPILDSTVLNSHLLAGNQELFSDINEGSGINSCFSVFEVQCSNSVLPFSFETLNLGNENTDSSANMLGKTQSRLLIWTKNSAFEENEHCSNLSTRTCSPWSHSEETRSDNETLNIQFEESTQFNAEDINYVVPRVSSNYVDEELLDFLQDETCQQNNRTLGEIPTLVFKKTSKLESVCGIQLEQKTENKNFETTQVHNENPHGDGYSSGVIKDIWTKMADTNSVATVEIERTDAELFSADVNNYCCCLDAEAELETLQEPDKAVRRSEYHLWEGQKESLEKRAFASSELSNVDGGDYTTPSKPWDVAQDKENTFILGGVYGELKTFNSDGEWAVVPPSHTRGSLLQCAASDVVTIAGTDVFMTPGNSFAPGHRQLWKPFVSFEQNDQPKSGENGLNKGFSFIFHEDFLGACGNFQVEDPGLEYSFSSFDVSNPFSQVLHVECSFEPEGIASFSPSFKPKSILCSDSDSEVLHPRICGVDRTQYRAIRISPRTHFRPISASELSPGGGSESEFESEKDEANIPIPSQVDIFEDPQADLKPLEEDAEKEGHYYGKSELESGKFLPRLKKSGMEKSAQTSLDSQEESTGILSVGKQNQCLECSMNESLEIDLESSEANCKIMAQCEEEINNFCGCKAGCQFPAYEDNPVSSGQLEEIGKKEKEERSKILHHTTTIFLRFLFPVLNTDIQGMNRSQEKQTWWEKALYSPLFPASECEGVFCL; translated from the exons AGCTCTGGTATCGAGACTTTAGTGGAGGAGCTTTGCTCCAGACTGAAAGACCTTCAGAGTAAGCAAG AAGAGAAGATTCACAAAAAGTTAGAGGGGTCTCCCTCTCCAGAGGCAGAATTATCCCCTCCAGCAAAGGATCAAGTGGAAAT GTACTATGAAGCATTTCCACCACTTTCTGAGAAACCAGTTTGCCTGCAAGAAATCATGACTGTGTGGAACAAGTCTAAAGTCTGTTCTTACTCTAGCTCTTCATCATCATCCACAGCCCCACCAGCTAGCACAGATACTTCCTCTCCTAAGGACTGCAACAGTGAAAGTGAAGTCACCAAGGAAAGAAGCAGTGAAGTACCCACCACTGTGCATGAGAAAACCCagagcaaaagcaaaaatgagaaagaaaacaaatttagtaaTGGCACAATTGAAGAAAAGCCTGCCTTGTACAAAAAGCAGATCCGGCATAAACCTGAAGGAAAGATTCGCCCTCGCTCGTGGTCTTCTGGCTCCAGTGAAGCAGGCTCAAGTTCCAGTGGGAATCAGGGAGAATTAAAAGCATCCATGAAGTATGTTAAAGTAAGACACAAGGCACGAGAGATTCGAAACAAAAAAGGGCGGAATGGGCAAAGCAGGCTTTCACTGAGGCATGGTGAAAAGGCTGAAAGAAACGTTCATACTGGAAGCAGTAGCAGTAGCAGCAGTGGTTCTGTCAAACAGCTGTGCAAGCGGGGTAAGAGACCTTTAAAAGAAGTAGGGAGAAAAGATCCTGGGAGCACTGAAGGGAAAGACCTACACATGGAGAACAGAAACGACACAGAATACAAAGAGGAACCCTTGTGGTACACCGAGCCCATTGCTGAATATTTTGTTCCTCTGAGCAGAAAAAGTAAACTAGAGACCACATACCGAAACAGACAAGATACAAGTGATCTGACATCAGAGGCAGTGGAAGAATTGTCTGAATCAGTACATGGTCTTTGTATCAGCAACAATAATCTTCATAAAACATACCTCGCAGCAGGTACTTTCATTGATGGTCATTTTGTAGAAATGCCTGCAGTTATAAATGAGGATATTGACCTCACTGGGACCTCATTATGTTCTCTACCAGAGGACAATAAATACCTGGATGATATTCATCTATCAGAATTAACGCACTTCTATGAAGTGGATATTGATCAATCCATGTTGGATCCTGGTGCCTCAGAAACAATGCAAGGAGAAAGTCGGATTTTGAATATGATTCgacaaaaaagcaaagagaacacagATTTTGAGGCAGAATGTTGCATAGTGTTAGATGGTATGGAGTTGCAAGGGGAACGTGCAATATGGACAGATTCTACCAGCTCCGTGGGTGCTGAGGGCTTATTCCTGCAGGACCTTGGCAATCTGGCTCAGTTTTGGGAGTGCTGTTCATCCAGTTCCGGTGATGCTGATGGGGAGAGTTTTGGAGGAGACTCTCCAGTTAGACTCTCTCCCATCTTAGACAGCACAGTGCTTAATTCACACCTGCTTGCTGGCAATCAAGAGCTCTTTTCAGATATTAATGAAGGATCTGGTATAAACTCTTGTTTTTCAGTGTTTGAAGTGCAATGCAGTAATTCTgttttaccattttcttttgaaacactCAACTTGGGAAATGAAAATACAGATTCTAGTGCTAATATGCTTGGGAAAACACAGTCTAGATTGCTAATATGGACCAAAAATAGTGCCTTTGAAGAAAATGAACACTGTTCTAATCTTTCAACAAGAACTTGTAGTCCATGGTCCCATTCAGAAGAAACACGTTCAGACAATGAAACATTAAATATTCAGTTTGAAGAATCCACACAGTTTAATGCCGAAGATATTAATTATGTAGTTCCTAGAGTCTCGTCAAATTACGTAGATGAAGAACTTCTAGATTTTTTGCAAGATGAAACTTGCCAGCAAAACAATAGAACTTTAGGTGAGATTCCTACATTAGTCTTCAAAAAAACATCTAAACTAGAATCTGTCTGTGGTATTCAGCtagaacaaaaaacagaaaacaaaaactttgaaACTACGCAAGTACATAATGAAAATCCACATGGAGATGGCTACAGCTCAGGGGTTATTAAAGACATTTGGACAAAGATGGCAGACACAAATTCTGTGGCTACAGTAGAAATAGAAAGAACTGATGCCGAGTTGTTTTCGGCTGATGTAAATAACTACTGCTGCTGTCTAGATGCTGAAGCTGAACTGGAGACCCTCCAGGAGCCTGATAAGGCTGTGCGAAGGTCAGAGTACCATCTGTGGGAGGGACAGAAAGAGAGCCTGGAGAAAAGGGCATTTGCTTCTAGTGAGCTATCAAACGTCGATGGTGGTGATTATACAACACCCTCTAAACCCTGGGATGTAGCCCAAGATAAAGAGAACACATTCATTCTTGGAGGAGTTTACGGAGAACTCAAAACCTTTAACAGTGATGGGGAATGGGCAGTCGTACCACCTAGTCACACAAGAGGAAGCCTGTTGCAGTGTGCAGCTTCTGATGTAGTGACAATAGCTGGCACCGATGTCTTCATGACCCCAGGAAACAGCTTTGCCCCTGGGCACAGGCAGTTATGGAAACCCTTTGTGTCATTTGAACAGAATGATCAGCCAAAAAGTGGGGAAAATGGATTAAATAAgggattttcttttatcttccatGAAGACTTCCTAGGAGCTTGTGGCAACTTTCAAGTCGAAGATCCTGGGCTTGAAtactcattttcttcctttgacgTAAGCAATCCATTTTCACAAGTTCTTCATGTAGAATGCTCATTTGAACCTGAAGGGATTGCGTCTTTCAGCCCCAGTTTTAAACCGAAATCAATTCTCTGTTCTGATTCAGACAGTGAAGTGCTTCACCCCAGGATATGCGGTGTTGACAGAACACAATACAGGGCTATTCGGATCTCTCCTAGGACTCACTTTCGCCCAATTTCTGCATCCGAACTGTCCCCAGGAGGAGGAAGCGAGTCAGAATTTGAATCTGAGAAAGATGAAGCAAATATTCCCATTCCTTCTCAAGTTGATATATTTGAAGATCCGCAGGCAGATCTCAAACCTCTGGAGGAAGATGCAGAGAAAGAAGGCCATTACTATGGAAAATCAGAGCTTGAGTCTGGAAAATTCCTTCCCAGGTTAAAAAAATCTGGGATGGAAAAGAGTGCTCAGACATCACTAGATTCCCAGGAAGAATCAACTGGGATTCTGTCAGTAGGAAAGCAAAATCAGTGTTTGGAATGTAGCATGAATGAGTCCCTGGAAATAGATTTAGAAAGCTCAGAAGCAAATTGTAAAATAATGGCACAATGCGAGgaagaaattaataatttttgtggTTGCAAAGCAGGTTGTCAGTTTCCTGCTTATGAAGATAATCCAGTTTCTTCGGGACAGCTGGAAGAG attgggaagaaagaaaaagaggaaagaagcaaGATTCTACACCATACCACTACCATATTCCTTCGCTTTCTA TTCCCTGTATTGAACACTGATATACAAGGAATGAATAGAAGCCAAGAAAAACAGACCTGGTGGGAAAAAGCCTTGTACTCTCCTCTTTTTCCTGCATCAGAGTGTGAAG GTGTCTTCTGTTTATGA